A section of the Verrucomicrobium sp. GAS474 genome encodes:
- the tgt gene encoding tRNA guanosine(34) transglycosylase Tgt has protein sequence MSFQLTHTDPSSRARAGVLTTEHGTIETPVFMPVGTQGSVKAVFGRDLREMKTQILLGNTYHLFIRPGIDDMRTYGGLHKFMNWDGPILTDSGGFQVFSLAPLRKLVEDGVHFRSHISGEPLFLGTKESIGMQVAIGSDIMMVLDECPPWPCEPEPARAAVERTVRWAADCKRIAAELAASEVNRPTKNQLLFGIVQGGSHADLRKECAQRLVEIGFDGYAIGGVSVGEPEPEMMASIEMAEPYLPADKPRYAMGLGQPWQLVELVARGVDMFDCVLPTRMARHGTVYSRDGHFHLKTSPYRLDERPLDPECGCYACKNYTRAYIRHLLKTEEIVGLMLVSLHNSHFYLDFMREVRAAIIAGTFADYRRAFRERYRIPGKNLGEHRSDLKRKNDNE, from the coding sequence ATGTCCTTCCAGCTCACCCACACCGATCCCTCCAGCCGCGCCCGTGCCGGAGTCCTGACGACGGAACACGGCACGATCGAAACGCCGGTCTTCATGCCCGTCGGCACCCAGGGGAGCGTGAAGGCGGTCTTCGGCCGCGACCTGCGGGAGATGAAGACCCAGATCCTGCTGGGGAACACCTACCATCTCTTCATCCGCCCCGGCATCGACGACATGCGGACCTACGGCGGCCTCCACAAGTTCATGAACTGGGACGGCCCGATCCTGACCGACAGCGGCGGCTTCCAGGTCTTCAGCCTCGCGCCGCTGCGGAAGCTCGTCGAGGACGGCGTCCACTTCCGCTCCCACATCAGCGGGGAGCCCCTCTTCCTCGGGACGAAGGAATCGATCGGGATGCAGGTCGCCATCGGCTCCGACATCATGATGGTCCTCGACGAATGCCCGCCGTGGCCGTGCGAGCCGGAGCCCGCCCGCGCCGCCGTCGAGCGGACGGTCCGCTGGGCCGCCGACTGCAAGCGGATCGCCGCCGAGCTCGCCGCGAGCGAGGTGAACCGCCCGACGAAGAACCAGCTCCTCTTCGGCATCGTCCAGGGCGGCTCCCATGCCGACCTGCGGAAGGAATGCGCCCAGCGCCTCGTCGAGATCGGCTTCGACGGCTACGCCATCGGCGGCGTCAGCGTCGGGGAACCGGAGCCCGAGATGATGGCCTCGATCGAGATGGCCGAGCCCTACCTCCCCGCCGACAAGCCCCGCTACGCGATGGGCCTCGGCCAGCCGTGGCAGCTCGTCGAGCTGGTGGCGCGCGGCGTCGACATGTTCGACTGCGTCCTCCCGACCCGGATGGCCCGCCACGGCACCGTCTATTCCCGCGACGGCCACTTCCACCTGAAGACCTCCCCCTACCGCCTCGACGAGCGCCCCCTCGACCCCGAATGCGGCTGCTACGCCTGCAAGAACTACACCCGGGCCTACATCCGGCACCTCCTGAAGACGGAAGAAATAGTTGGCCTGATGCTGGTCTCCCTGCATAATTCCCACTTCTACCTGGACTTTATGCGGGAAGTCCGGGCGGCGATCATCGCCGGCACCTTCGCCGATTACCGCCGCGCGTTCCGCGAGCGGTATCGGATTCCGGGCAAGAATTTGGGAGAGCACCGCAGCGATTTAAAACGAAAAAACGATAACGAATAG
- the yajC gene encoding preprotein translocase subunit YajC: MTTYASILAMAPAAVDPATGAPSQPAWVGMMFPLLIIVLFYFLLIRPQQKARKEQQKLIDNIKNGDEVTLTSGILGTVTNVKETTVVVRVDEGVKLEVLKAAIATVGQAGPKTI; the protein is encoded by the coding sequence ATGACGACCTACGCTTCGATCCTGGCCATGGCCCCTGCCGCCGTCGACCCCGCCACCGGCGCCCCCTCCCAGCCCGCCTGGGTCGGGATGATGTTCCCCCTCCTCATCATCGTCCTCTTCTACTTCCTCCTGATCCGGCCCCAGCAGAAGGCCCGCAAGGAACAGCAGAAGCTGATCGACAACATCAAGAACGGCGACGAGGTGACGCTGACCAGCGGCATCCTCGGCACGGTGACCAACGTCAAGGAGACGACTGTCGTCGTCCGCGTCGACGAAGGCGTGAAGCTCGAAGTCCTCAAGGCCGCCATCGCGACGGTCGGCCAGGCCGGCCCCAAGACGATCTAA